The following proteins are co-located in the Pochonia chlamydosporia 170 chromosome 6, whole genome shotgun sequence genome:
- a CDS encoding mutator-like element transposase (similar to Metarhizium acridum CQMa 102 XP_007811490.1), which translates to MSSLGPPGSNAHGLNFSQAGLRRSAGFPPTHANQHQHQPNKQSPAPHAASPYQPQGYTPQQPPQGTYPPHLFAASPVNPNIPNGHAPSRTPNSHVPNALGVQRQRAAPPRQQMPPQPNPPPMMFPTSMSQSVQHDPILSHQHQQQHASHQGHPVHPSHQQHQSHPQQQAHHQQHPGHPSHQQQQQQQHHQQQHQQHQQHPAHPAHQAHQTHPGHPGHPGRQSVQPHQPHGRSQQSTPQQQQQQQPQQPPQQQQQQQQQQQQQQQQQPQAQVTPQSTPQQSNSQPPQQQISQQQMSQQQQQPPQQQQVQQVQQVNQVQASPQQPAAQVPQQQGNHAGSEMDVDGHQDGDTSEVNGLDSKLLNDPSYVPTQPMGEMMSPPPEGGSYPTLEAVQKAVLRYCTSVGYAIVIGRSKKTVPGLKKVLFVCDRAGKPPSRVSPEFRKRKTSSRKCDCPFGFFAIEQRTQWTIRYRPDPTHLQHNHGPSESPSNHPAARKLDSKMVAAVKQLKENGAGVSETLQILQTENPDCHLLPRDIYNARAAINRNPQKVATGLAENRPAIYTKPQQSPEDRIRADLRRELAKAREDLQKIEEEKQKEIDALKSQLEEKEKLIKRFEMFIDICNERVMVQRERLAGPDGNLAIGGNSVA; encoded by the exons ATGTCGAGCCTGGGGCCACCCGGCTCCAACGCCCACGGCTTGAACTTCTCGCAAGCTGGCCTCAGGCGAAGTGCTGGATTCCCTCCAACTCATGCgaatcagcatcaacaccaacccaacaAGCAATCGCCTGCCCCTCATGCAGCGTCACCGTATCAACCTCAAGGTTACACGCCGCAACAACCTCCTCAAGGAACATATCCTCCACACCTCTTTGCAGCATCGCCGGTCAACCCTAATATTCCCAATGGCCACGCGCCCTCGCGAACTCCCAACTCACATGTTCCGAATGCTCTGGGTGTTCAGCGTCAGAGGGCGGCACCGCCGAGGCAGCAAAtgccgccacagccaaatcCGCCGCCTATGATGTTTCCAACATCTATGAGTCAATCAGTGCAGCATGATCCAATTCTATcccaccaacaccagcagcagcatgcCTCACATCAAGGCCATCCTGTGCATCCGAGCCATCAGCAACACCAATCTCACCCTCAACAGCAAGCgcatcatcagcagcatcCCGGCCACCCATcccatcagcagcaacagcaacagcagcaccatcaacaacagcatcagcagcatcagcagcacCCAGCACATCCTGCGCACCAagctcaccagactcatccAGGCCACCCTGGCCATCCGGGACGCCAGAGCGTCCAACCTCACCAACCTCATGGCCGCTCTCAACAGTCAActccgcagcagcagcagcagcagcaacctcaacaaccgccgcagcagcaacaacaacaacagcagcagcagcaacagcagcagcagcagcaaccccAGGCTCAGGTGACTCCTCAGTCTACCCCTCAGCAATCAAATTCTCAGCCGCCTCAGCAACAGATTTCTCAGCAGCAGATgtctcaacagcaacaacaacctccccagcagcagcaggttCAGCAGGTGCAGCAAGTCAATCAGGTGCAAGCCTCTCCTCAGCAACCTGCTGCTCAGGttccgcagcagcaaggaAACCATGCAGGCAGTGAAATGGACGTTGATGGTCATCAAGATGGCGACACGTCTGAAGTCAATGGCCTCGACTCGAAGCTCCTAAATGACCCTTCCTATGTTCCTACCCAGCCGATGGGCGAGATGATGTCTCCCCCACCAGAAGGAGGAAGCTATCCGACATTGGAAGCTGTACAAAAAGCTGTTTTGCGCTATTGTACCTCTGTTGGCTATGCGATTGTCATTGGTCGCTCCAAGAAAACGGTTCCTGGTCTCAAAAAGGTTCTGTTTGTTTGTGATCGTGCTGGAAAGCCACCCAGTAGGGTGAGCCCAGAATTtcgcaagcgcaagacaTCTTCAAGGAAATGTGATTGCCCCTTTGGATTTTTTGCTATCGAGCAACGAACCCAATGGACAATCCGTTACCGCCCTGATCCCACACACCTGCAACACAATCACGGCCCCAGCGAGAGCCCTTCAAACCATCCTGCTGCAAGGAAACTTGACAGCAAGATGGTGGCGGCTGTCAAGCAGTTGAAGGAAAACG GGGCAGGCGTATCCGAAACACTACAGATTCTGCAAACCGAAAATCCGGATTGCCATCTGCTTCCGAGGGACATATACAACGCGAGAGCGGCTATAAATCGCAACCCCCAAAAGGTGGCGACAGGGCTGGCAGAAAACAGACCGGCGATATACACGAAACCTCAGCAATCGCCAGAAGACAGAATCCGAGCGGATCTTCGCAGAGAGCTTGCGAAAGCACGAGAGGATTTGCagaagattgaagaggagaagcaaaaagaaatCGATGCCCTTAAGAGTCAGTTggaggaaaaggaaaaacTTATTAAACGATTCGAGATGTTTATTGACATATGTAATGAGCGGGTTATGGTTCAACGCGAGAGGTTGGCAGGACCAGATGGCAACTTGGCTATTGGGGGCAATTCAGTTGCCTGA
- a CDS encoding C6 zinc finger domain-containing protein (similar to Colletotrichum gloeosporioides Nara gc5 XP_007272823.1), which translates to MGSDRADVPSTTRKRSRNGCYTCRFRKVRCKASVEPQHQGKEKPLKCDNCHRLGFQCKWDAPASGEKYIPPPKRRRAARENREAINDGRAINSSHSLIQTPGVPIEDQSHDATELVCDAENNETDTGSIATDMHGANHYQLGYLDTLATAPDISLEYDIFDLNLAGEGLDFVPLPNIDLRSQTYSEQDPARVEWSDILQIPDLSRASGKAAGSNDDISTDTRSSASPSVTEDNRRLIQHYLDVMKGFAKVEDYSRNTNNLFISAFSESLCFPPLFYAILCFSASHLGMEDETHLDQAKRYDQLAKDSFDVFAKDQSVQTDGLLSALFVRVKTIHITGGSVEVFLDLMTKASEIISSTLGVKDAKQPSDLTKRIIIRLAMLDARAAYYRLGGGRLVNSLKDIPALAFIFDSKVETENSQKAIIDLLRGTILRMRVAELDVQLHEQMSAEVVSARPLRTAAFTSLYDEIYKEIDKWEQKAGQTTSKGPRNFFCQDEIVDPTRFNYYIVLCALHSALLYLYIVYPLRSVDFEASVSKILESQLQLRRDPSRLRSPSSILPSSLFLAGLCTADPIRQDWVLQLFKSCEQWSTYIRKSRDLLEEIFKLRSTEGQVDICDVMDRVTGRFVI; encoded by the exons ATGGGATCTGACCGAGCTGATGTTCCGTCCACGACAAGGAAGAGGTCCCGCAACG GTTGCTATACCTGCAGATTCCGAAAGGTGCGATGCAAGGCCAGTGTCGAGCCCCAGCATCAGGGCAAAGAAAAGCCTCTCAAATGTGATAATTGCCACAGACTAGGTTTCCAATGCAAATGGGACGCTCCAGCTTCGGGAGAGAAGTACATCCCGCCGCCTAAAAGGAGACGGGCGGCTAGAGAAAACAGAGAAGCAATCAATGATGGGAGAGCAATTAATTCAAGCCATTCCTTGATCCAAACACCTGGAGTGCCCATTGAAGACCAGAGTCACGACGCCACGGAGTTGGTGTGCGATGCAGAAAATAATGAGACGGATACAGGGTCGATAGCCACGGATATGCACGGAGCAAATCACTACCAACTCGGCTATCTTGATACATTGGCCACAGCCCCGGATATCAGCCTAGAATATGATATATTTGACCTCAATCTTGCTGGCGAGGGCCTGGACTTTGTCCCTCTACCCAACATTGACCTGAGGTCCCAAACGTACTCAGAACAGGATCCGGCAAGAGTAGAATGGTCAGACATCCTTCAAATTCCAGATTTATCTCGAGCATCTGGAAAAGCCGCAGGATCCAACGATGATATCTCAACAGACACTCGTAGTTCGGCGTCACCATCCGTAACCGAGGACAATCGTCGTCTAATTCAGCATTATCTTGATGTGATGAAAGGTTTCGCCAAAGTCGAGGATTACTCAAGGAATACGAATAACCTATTTATTTCGGCCTTTTCGGAGTCACTGTGCTTTCCACCCCTGTTCTACGCGATTCTTTGCTTCTCCGCTTCGCACTTGGGCATGGAAGACGAGACGCATCTTGACCAGGCTAAACGATACGACCAGCTAGCGAAAGATTCCTTTGATGTATTCGCAAAAGATCAAAGTGTTCAAACGGATGGACTTTTATCGGCACTGTTTGTTCGTGTAAAGACAATTCATATCACCGGAGGCAGCGTTGAAGTGTTCCTAGACCTCATGACGAAGGCATCTGAGATCATCTCGTCCACATTAGGCGTGAAAGACGCCAAACAACCCTCTGATCTTACCAAAAGAATCATCATAAGGCTGGCAATGCTGGACGCCAGAGCGGCATACTATCGACTTGGCGGCGGGCGGCTTGTCAACAGCCTCAAAGACATACCTGCACTTGCGTTCATATTTGACAGCAAGGTTGAGACAGAAAATTCCCAGAAAGCCATCATTGACCTTTTGCGAGGTACCATTCTTCGCATGCGAGTTGCGGAGTTGGACGTGCAGCTTCACGAGCAAATGAGTGCCGAGGTCGTCTCGGCAAGGCCTCTGAGAACGGCGGCCTTCACGTCGCTTTATGACGAAATTTACAAAGAAATTGACAAATGGGAACAGAAGGCAGGCCAAACGACGTCCAAAGGGCCAAGAAACTTCTTTTGTCAGGATGAGATTGTCGACCCTACTAGGTTCAATTACTACATCGTTCTGTGCGCTTTACATTCCGCCCTGTTGTATCTTTATATTGTATAT CCATTGCGATCGGTCGACTTTGAGGCTTCTGTTTCCAAAATTCTTGAATCGCAGCTACAACTTCGCCGAGACCCTTCTCGACTCCGGTCACCGTCCTCAATTCTTCCAAGTTCTTTATTCTTAGCAGGCTTATGCACAGCTGACCCGATTCGCCAGGACTGGGTGCTTCAGCTATTTAAGTCCTGTGAGCAGTGGAGCACATACATTCGGAAGTCCCGAGATCTACTGGAAGAAATATTTAAACTGCGTTCAACAGAGGGACAAGTGGATATTTGCGACGTAATGGACAGGGTTACGGGCAGATTTGTAATCTGA
- a CDS encoding zinc finger domain-containing protein (similar to Metarhizium robertsii ARSEF 23 XP_007821320.1), which yields METGKRSSFDEISIAALRRFTRTPTSHRLSLRRSTSGSTSSASIKSFESDKQPPCVYETTRDTPSDECALHRFIVWAAVKRNVCPKMTAEERRECPLLRCRKRFPNHELLLQHLYSCEHLESGEYWCYDCGKVETFHEMNKCRRCLGHPSKRKKLMSLAKSVFSNLGRPKTASLPPLELEIEESPPSYDYSVHGQAVQQFELQSNEIHEIDSSEVTLATIPEDREVLEHDFLSRSSSTSSTYTRPLSVCSRQSMGGSQEPVNYESYIKWSPSPPVKTISPADLVKPTPVNPTVKPALQLNTTTALDFYRARSRRRSKNLQPSSSVRSTSSTTSTNSTSSTASCTISPMSAWSDAWANGTGFESTLTSPADDVPNPDDVFPCSQPLPPHPEVDEMDLAFPQFGDGPGGMVGLSELPADVPTYLCPGPADQPNIFSATTVEIIPSPTQTLRPRDPSNTTEQSHQLMEELKSRDSQQASPYTLMYSARDTLDLHVSASLEKLEQLSRSGNNHVAAQFCNMKANSVSLTGFETMSELLQGKQVQSPGQLLSFLHVVYSLSLVIHEQDATNWWAELFTQAVSYSSGMSQEDRHAYLQVVDFLWKPGDLTDEEFMEILQQCLSQPSTSAWKGKQPAGSIGSNDPLLFISQYFLDELEYAALHNTTKPEIQTSNLCTQHLKDTSLVMVPNSSFGEAANYLILSLSHQYHNVGGFVTRMKILLDKVISNHISTVRRLELELLQSGKMQLPSEVYFEAYVQQVRTQIDSLQNRVGLQYPLRLQYYKLGIELAARIMHGHDGLALGGTIDEPGPAASGLDISELHVPMSIDFSFDNFVPFEAGLPAVEEPLETARSTTSTEQEQHHWPPATPGASTTISPAKQATPLTPPKSEETMVSSKMNSEMCCDICGYRPKGDPKWFHGSMAKHKKLQHGTSPPKIYQCPFPGCNSQYKKRPDNLRQHQIEKGHFVDGQDEFSKGRKRRKLE from the exons ATGGAGACAGGCAAACGGTCTTCGTTTGACGAGATAAGCATCGCGGCTCTGCGAAGATTTACTCGCACGCCTACAAGCCATCGATTGAGCCTCAGGCGCTCGACATCGGGCTCGACATCTTCAGCGTCCATCAAGTCCTTTGAGTCTGACAAGCAACCGCCATGTGTTTATGAAAC GACGCGTGACACTCCGTCTGATGAATGTGCCCTGCATAGATTCATTGTCTGGGCCGCGGTTAAACGAAATGTCTGCCCCAAGATGACCGCTGAGGAGCGAAGGGAATGCCCTCTGCTTCGCTGTCGAAAGCGTTTTCCCAACCATGAGCTTTTGCTTCAGCACCTCTATAGCTGTGAGCACCTTGAATCTGGAGAGTATTGGTGCTATGACTGTGGCAAGGTCGAGACGTTCCATGAGATGAATAAGTGCCGACGCTGTCTCGGTCACCCTTCGAAGCGAAAGAAGCTCATGTCCTTGGCTAAGTCGGTATTCTCGAACTTGGGACGACCTAAAACTGCCTCCCTGCCTCCCCTGGAACTTGAAATCGAGGAGAGTCCACCCAGTTACGACTACTCGGTTCATGGGCAAGCTGTCCAACAGTTTGAGCTACAGTCTAATGAGATACACGAGATTGATTCAAGTGAGGTTACTCTTGCTACGATTCCTGAGGACCGGGAGGTTCTCGAACATGATTTTCTGAGCCGATCATCCTCCACATCCTCCACATATACGCGCCCACTATCAGTCTGCTCACGACAGTCGATGGGCGGCAGCCAAGAGCCTGTGAACTACGAATCATACATCAAATGGTCTCCCTCTCCGCCGGTGAAGACTATCTCACCAGCCGATCTTGTTAAGCCGACACCGGTGAACCCCACTGTCAAACCAGCACTGCAACTCAATACAACAACTGCCCTGGATTTTTATCGAGCTCGGTCGAGACGTCGGAGTAAAAACTTGCAGCCCAGCTCATCAGTACGGTCTACAAGCAGCACAACTAGCACGAACAGCACATCGAGTACGGCAAGCTGCACCATTTCCCCCATGTCAGCATGGTCTGACGCTTGGGCAAATGGTACTGGGTTTGAATCGACCTTGACCTCTCCGGCAGATGATGTGCCAAACCCAGACGATGTGTTCCCCTGTTCTCAGCCTCTGCCACCACACCCAGAAGTCGACGAAATGGACCTAGCATTTCCACAGTTTGGGGACGGCCCCGGCGGCATGGTTGGTTTGTCAGAGCTCCCTGCTGACGTTCCTACCTATCTCTGCCCTGGGCCAGCCGATCAGCCAAATATCTTCTCTGCCACAACTGTTGAAATTATCCCCTCTCCAACACAGACTTTGCGACCGCGGGACCCATCAAATACGACTGAGCAATCACACCAACTCATGGAAGAGCTCAAAAGCCGTGACTCGCAGCAGGCTAGTCCCTATACTTTGATGTATTCAGCACGCGATACTCTCGATCTCCATGTATCTGCGTCTCTGGAGAAGCTAGAACAACTAAGCCGGAGCGGCAATAATCACGTAGCTGCGCAGTTTTGCAACATGAAAGCCAACTCAGTTTCATTGACTGGATTCGAAACGATGTCTGAACTTCTTCAAGGTAAACAAGTGCAATCGCCAGGGCAGCTACTGAGCTTCTTACACGTCGTatattctctttctctcGTCATACATGAGCAAGATGCCACCAACTGGTGGGCAGAGTTGTTCACGCAGGCTGTATCTTACTCCTCTGGAATGTCTCAAGAAGACAGACATGCATACTTACAAGTCGTGGACTTCCTGTGGAAGCCTGGTGATCTTACTGATGAAGAGTTTATGGAAATTCTACAACAATGTTTATCCCAGCCGTCCACAAGTGCCTGGAAAGGGAAACAGCCTGCTGGGAGTATAGGCTCCAACGACCCATTACTCTTTATTTCGCAATACTTTTTAGACG AGTTAGAATATGCAGCCTTGCACAATACGACGAAGCCCGAAATTCAGACGTCCAACCTTTGCACACAACATTTGAAAGATACTAGTCTGGTCATGGTTCCAAACTCCTCATTTGGCGAAGCTGCCAATTATCTAATTCTCTCTTTGTCTCATCAATATCacaatgttggtggttttgtcACCCGTATGAAAATTCTCCTCGATAAGGTCATCTCCAATCACATCTCTACAGTCCGTCGCCTTGAGCTTGAGTTGTTGCAATCTGGAAAG ATGCAATTGCCATCAGAAGTATATTTTGAGGCTTATGTTCAGCAAGTTCGAACCCAGATCGACTCACTTCAGAATCGAGTTGGCCTTCAATACCCACTTAGGCTACAATACTACAAGCTTGGCATTGAGTTAGCCGCGAGGATCATgcatggccatgatgggctTGCCCTCGGCGGAACCATTGACGAACCAGGCCCGGCAGCATCAGGTCTTGATATATCAGAGCTGCACGTACCGATGTCGATTGACTTTTCTTTTGACAACTTTGTTCCCTTTGAAGCGGGGTTACCTGCAGTTGAGGAGCCCTTGGAGACTGCACGGAGCACTACATCAACGGAACAGGAACAGCATCACTGGCCGCCTGCTACTCCCGGAGCATCGACCACTATCTCACCAGCCAAACAGGCCACGCCTCTCACACCCCCGAAGTCGGAGGAGACGATGGTGTCATCCAAGATGAATTCGGAAATGTGTTGTGATATTTGTGGCTACAGACCGAAAGGAGACCCTAAATGGTTCCACGGTAGCATGGCCAAGCATAAGAAGCTACAGCATGGCACTAGTCCGCCCAAAATCTATCAATGCCCCTTCCCCGGCTGCAATAGCCAGTATAAGAAGCGCCCGGACAATTTGCGGCAACATCAGATCGAGAAGGGGCATTTTGTGGATGGTCAGGACGAGTTTAGCAAGGGCCGCAAGAGGAGAAAGCTGGAGTAG